One window from the genome of Sulfodiicoccus acidiphilus encodes:
- a CDS encoding DUF488 domain-containing protein, producing the protein MIKVKRIYDEPSPEDGLRVLVDRLWPRGVKKEVARVDVWLKEIAPSDELRKWFSHDPGRWEEFKVKYREELEGNPNLARLAQLVRENNAVTLLYSAKDRDRNNAVALREVLEGYLSRS; encoded by the coding sequence ATGATTAAAGTGAAACGTATATACGATGAACCTTCTCCTGAGGACGGTCTCAGAGTCCTGGTAGACCGGCTTTGGCCTAGAGGAGTCAAGAAAGAGGTAGCCCGCGTAGATGTGTGGCTCAAGGAGATCGCTCCTTCAGACGAACTAAGGAAGTGGTTTTCCCACGACCCGGGGAGGTGGGAGGAATTCAAAGTGAAGTACAGGGAGGAGTTGGAGGGCAACCCTAACCTGGCCAGGTTGGCTCAATTGGTTAGGGAGAACAACGCGGTGACTCTCCTCTACTCGGCCAAGGACAGAGATAGGAACAACGCGGTGGCGTTGAGGGAGGTCCTAGAAGGTTACTTGTCGCGAAGCTGA
- a CDS encoding DUF302 domain-containing protein: MITVESPYSFDETVKRLKEKMYGLGAEVLAEIDHSTNAKKVGMELEPTVVIYFGNPKVGTILMQEVREIAYELPLRVVVWTSSGKTYVGFRKPSEIGKEYGIKNNDILKKMDSLMENILNI, from the coding sequence ATGATAACTGTAGAGTCCCCCTATTCGTTCGACGAAACTGTGAAGAGACTTAAGGAAAAGATGTACGGACTGGGAGCTGAAGTTCTAGCTGAGATCGACCACTCGACGAACGCCAAGAAAGTTGGGATGGAGCTGGAGCCAACCGTCGTCATCTATTTCGGTAATCCCAAAGTTGGGACGATATTAATGCAGGAAGTTAGGGAGATAGCCTATGAGCTTCCATTGAGAGTTGTCGTATGGACGTCGTCCGGGAAGACCTATGTGGGCTTTAGGAAACCAAGCGAGATAGGGAAAGAGTACGGTATAAAAAATAACGACATCCTCAAAAAGATGGACTCGTTAATGGAAAACATTCTGAACATCTAG